The following coding sequences are from one Corticium candelabrum chromosome 20, ooCorCand1.1, whole genome shotgun sequence window:
- the LOC134195453 gene encoding uncharacterized protein LOC134195453, which yields MMQLSNSQECSNDGGSSSGGSGGGGGGGNGGNGGNGGGNGGGGGGSNGGGGGNGDSNGGGGGGGGNVFPVDIKILVVMIFRDREHILRYKTRSTVKCMAFTDRVAG from the exons ATGATGCAACTAAGTAATTCTCAAGAATGCAG TAATGATGgtggtagtagtagtggtggtagcggtggtggtggtggtggtggtaatGGTGGTAATGGTGGTAATGGTGGTGGtaatggtggtggtggcggtggtagtaatggtggtggtggtggtaatGGTGATAGtaatggtggtggtggtggtggcggtggtAATG tctttcctgttgatatcaaaattttGGTTGTGATGATTTTTAGAGATCGAGAACATATACTGCGATACAAGACAAGATCGACAGTAAAGTGTATGGCATTCACAGACAGGGTAGCCGGCTAA